One region of Triticum aestivum cultivar Chinese Spring chromosome 6B, IWGSC CS RefSeq v2.1, whole genome shotgun sequence genomic DNA includes:
- the LOC123134296 gene encoding uncharacterized protein: protein MSYLVADEIRDRRRRPSSIFCLGFPASVAAADGSIAEPHGRAGLQEARACVESPHSAHRYRSGCPGPPPPLNPMDEAVPRTADAGTTTAARYRNIRGADDVQDHLVHAMEQSHLLDKLQTEEYKEQRSRTWRRRDLKIEKALDLEKERAP, encoded by the exons ATGTCATATCTCGTCGCCGATGAGATACGGGATCGCCGCCGACGACCTTCCTCAATCTTTTGTCTAGGGTTccccgcctccgtcgccgccgccgacggcTCCATCGCGGAACCTCACGGCAGGGCAGGTCTCCAAGAAGCTCGTGCTTGTGTGGAGTCGCCGCACTCCGCACACCGCTACCGTAGCGGATGCccagggccgccgccgccgctgaaccCCATGGACGAAGCCGTCCCACGAACGGCCGATGCAGGCACCACAACAGCAGCTCGTTACCGA AATATCAGGGGCGCAGATGATGTACAGGATCATCTCGTCCATGCCATGGAACAAAGCCACCTGCTTGACAAGCTCCAAACAGAG GAGTACAAGGAACAAAGGAGCAGGACTTGGAGAAGAAGGGATCTAAAAATCGAAAAGGCACTGGACTTGGAGAAAGAGAGAGCGCCGTGA